The sequence TTTTGAAGGGGATTTGGAATAATAGCTCTAACTTTCTTTAATAAGTACATCTTCTACCTTTAAGTTTTGAATACtttcgatattatctacactaagggtgGCCAAGTTGGCTAAGTTTCATAATAGGCTAGCTATAATAATTTGGTTCGAAGTCatctttgacgaaaattgaacttaaaacttcttatttacaaataaagaagaataccactagacctcTTCTACCTTTAAATTGACCACAATTACTTTATTTCTACCTTCGATGTACCTTAAATATGTCGGGTTATCCACCTTATCTAATCCTAATGGGGAAACGAGAGTTTAGACTTTTACTAGGGATTTGCTTTGCGTGCTTGTGTGTGGTGTTTTGACAAGGAAGGCATCCACAAAGCCACGAGCACGGGCAAGTTGCTTATCTCTTCTTTCCGCGTGTCATCCCTATCTCCATCATCACCACTTTTCTTATCTTCCTTTCCATCAttatattttctctctttctccaaGCACCAAACCAGTATTATTATCTTTTGTCAACGAGTAAATTGTaactatggtcccttaactttaactcaatttgaGCAAttgtctctcaactaaaaatccattaccattggtctctcaactcatcaaaacgtgcagctattgtcccttaactaaaaatccattaccattggtccctcaactttaattaaactggagaaattgtcccttaactttaacccaattgtagcaatgttcttttcaacataactcgttttgacaaattttttgatgtagttgacgaaaatgaccataattacacactttgatgagttaagggaccctaattatatcaatggttattccaacataacttattttgacaaaattttgacgaaattgatgaaaatgactatagctacacattttgataagttgagggaccaatggtaatagatttttagttgagaggccattgctccaatttgattaaagttaagggatcattgctacaatttacccTTTGTCAACATTCATTCAGAGTCGAGTGATGAGTAGTATAGTGAGATGAAGATATACTTCCGGTTGGTGAAGACAAACTTCTGATTATCTCATGTGATGGTCCTTGATCAGATGACTGAGATACCGGCAAATCAACTTAGCTCGACATTTTTACAAACATCGACCCTTACTCAATTGGGCACCGAAACGCTATTGGTTATCAAGATTGCTCAATTGATCATTTAGAATTTGACTACCTTAGTTTTCCACAAAACGCTTTCAGCTCTCCTAAAAACACCGTCAAACGAGCACTAATTAACTTGTACCATACAATTGTACAAGGGGCAAGTCACAAATGTATATCGATTTTCAACGCACGAACTTAGCTATAGCGTATGTACAAGGGACAAATCCCTAATCTATCTTATCTTGCGATCTTCGTTGCGCGGACATCTCTATTGTACTTATCAAGGGGAATATGTGGACCCAAAAATACATAAAAGAGGCGTCTTCACACTTTTATTTATTCGTTGGTGCATTGGTGACAGTGTGATCCTTTTGACCCACAAAAAAAATCTGCATATTCCAATTTAATCCCAAAGTAAACACATAAAGTAGTACCattcaaatttgtttcttgaaaCTACCAAATAACCAACCAGTGGTTGGTGATGAACTTTATGTTTGAATTTTACAGAATGCATTTTGAATTCAATTATTGACGTGTGTGAATTACACGATAATCATCAGAGAAGGACAAAATGCTTCTAGGTACCTTTTCGACTTCTGAAAAAGTAAACTACTGATCtttaaaaaaacacaaaatctaTTTTTTGGTACagcctctttaatttttttttttttttgtaacaatATTCTTAGTAGTTAGGAGTCAGTTCAGTTGACAACTCTTCTCCCAAAACAAAATCACCGTTTAtagttaattattattattatttttttatatcttGTTTGAGTTAGTACAAAATACAATGTggaaacctcaacttttttgCTTGTTATTTTAGCACAAATTTTTGAAAATTATGAGGGGAATTTTGATTTCAACATGGCCACATGggaatggacaaggattgtcttcCCTCCACTTCCGGTGTCCTCTTCGTGCCctcttgttttgtgtgatcaTGGTTAAgtcatgttaatattttatattattttttttatagatataataagtaaaaaataaataataatataaaatattaacataactTAACTGTGATCACACAAACAAAATGACACGAGAAAGACACCAAAGTGGAGGGCAAACAATCATGGGAATGGCAAAAAAGTGAGACCCTACTACACCCAATTTTTGAATAAAAGGGTATCATTTCCCAAGAAGCAAAAGATTCTGTCAGTCTGTCACACAGCTTTCATGGATCCCCACTTTCTGCACTCTTCAGCTTCCCTGCCCCTTACTATCATTCAATCCGGAGATTAGGAAAAACATGAAGAAATGCATGAGAAAAAAAATGCGGGAGTGAAAATCCGGGAAATGATCATCTCCGGATTTCTTCTTTCTAATTCATTAAATTAAGAAATTTGTACTATTGAAAATTGATTCAACGAATGaagttattataaattttaaaatgcatCTCTGTAtgtaaccgtttgatcaaatttcaatggtacgGATTccctgatttggtgaattaggaggaagggatccgaaGAGAATCATTTCCAAAAATCACTACCCGACCAATCAAAAagcaagaaaaggaaaatgcaTTTGATTTGACCCCTAGCAATAGAGATATTTTTCAAATTCTAACTACTTGTACTAGTACACTTGGTATATCAAGTTGTGCCTGGCactagggctgggcacgggACGGGCCGGGCCCAAATTTGGAGGGACCGGACCGGACCCATATGAAAACACAATGGGGAGGGTCGGGGCGAGTAATGGGATTTCAAATTTTGGAACCAGACCTAACTTGACCCGTTTGAAACGGGTCGATTTGGGCCGGGTCCACGGGTCCTAGCACAGAAAGGAACGAACTGAAGCCTAAAGCTTGTGTTCCtcagcaaataaaagaaaaccatACCAACGCGTAGATCAAGATCCAAAGTATCAGATAAAACAACAACACATAGATTCCAAACACATCATTCAACCAAATTAAGCATGGGTAATCTatgaattattgaaaaaatgggCTTAAGATCTTCTCTGAGGATAGGTTCTTCGTTGGGATTGAAGAAATGGGTGTGGACAGAGATAGTAGTAGTAGGTGAAACAAGAACCTTGAGCGCTTCTTTGAGGATAGGTTCTTTGTTAGGATTGAAGAAAAACGCCTTAATTCCATTGCCTTTCCCCAAACGCAATTTTCTACAGCTGCTGCTTCGGTGATGTCGGTGGTTTAATAAACCTAGGCAGGCCACTGTTACCCAATTGTCAATTACTCATCAAAATTGATTAGCAGATGAGTAAGaataggaaaaagaaaagttcaGGTCGTCATATTATTTGCTCACCAGTGCACACGAAGAAGATTCACAATAAAcagagacatgttgaccaactTGAACTCCTGATGCTGTCTTCTCGTGTTGATGGTTCATAATTCTCGATGCCGATGGACTTATCGTCAGCCATGGCAGTCCAGTCTTGGATCGTGGCGATGAGGTCGTCGACTGAGTCAAGAGTCATGTGTAACTGGGCGAGTCGGACCAGATTGGGTGGTCAACAGCCGAGTTAAGCCTATCGTCTTCTCCGATCTGGAGCTTCTGTGATGTTGACGCAGTCGAGGGGTGGGAGGGAGAAGAGAACAAGAACAGAGAAAAAAGTGGGGGAAATCTGGGAGTGGGGGAAGATGACTGAAAAGGTAAAGCAATTGCTTTGTTATGGTAGAACGGGTCGGTTCGGGGCCCCGACATTCTCAAATTCTGGAACTGCCCCGCCCCTGAAGATACCCTTtccccgccccgccccgccccgttttGTCTCTACCAAATTTGGCCCCGCCCCGAACCCGCCCCGAATCAACAATACCCGCCCCTACCCGCGGGTCCTGTACCCGTTTGCCCAGCCCTACCCGGCACAACGACTAATTTCTCGTTGCCATAGATTGGCTCATGAAAATTGTCAATTGAGACCTTTAAGGGCAAAGGTCAAAACCTTCAATAGGAGAATCGTtgcttaaaagttaaaaccagCATTGATTGGATTGTTCTTTATCTCAAATTATCTTTTGCCAAATAAGGATCTTGGAGAAAAACATATACAGAAGACAGAAAACATGAAGTTCTAACTGCAAACAATTTAGAGCTAAATCCATGGATACCATTACGAATGAACTACAACAACATTTGGTTTTCCAACCTACATAACCTCCGCAACTTTGAAATTGCGTTAAACACTTAAACAAATGCGCGAAAGCGCAATCCATGTGACAAGATTAACGCAAATCTCCCACAACCTTGGCATAGAACATATCTCAGCTGCCAGCATTTTCATTCCCTAACATTAGAAAACCCCTTCTTCACAAGACATTATATCTGGTTTTAAAAAAAGTACGCGATATGGTACGCGATCAATCATCACAAGTACAGAATTAGCATTACAAAAATTTTGGAAAGGCGAAACTAGACTTAAGGCGTAACACACTTTGATCATTGGATTAATAAGCAACCATGGAAACTATAAAGAATATACCTCTCATTCTGGTTGCGTTCTATTCATCCATGGCAAGTCTGTGTTAAGAGACGAAGGCATGCCCATCTGTGTATCTGTCGAGCTTGAAAACTTGCCCTTCTTCGACCAGAGCCAGATCTTGGAAACAGAATAGCTTTCACCCTTAGTCACACTGCTGATCTTCTTTCCCTCCATGTCACTATCAATTGAAAGATTACCATTGTTTTCTATCCCTCTTGTTGGCTTTACATTGCGGCCTTGTTGATCATTTGATAAGGGAACCCGAAGTTCTGAATCATTAAGCACATACTGATACGAACCCATTGAAAAACATCTTCTTGCATCCAATCTACTGCTACTACCCTCTCCTCCTCCCGTCTCCCCTACCTCAGCATCTACCTTTCTAAATTTGCCGAGTCTCACAGGCAAGATCCCCTTATCGACAACAATTTCCTCAATGTCCATGGTTTTTTGCCTTGAAGCGAACCTGTTTTCTCCATTACCAGGatacccttcttcttctctataGTCATCAAAATCAAAAATTGGGTTTTCAACCGAGTACTCGGGATTAAAAAGGGTACTCCTACAAAGAGGACATGTTGAATTTGACAGTAGCCAAGTATCTATACAGTTGATATGGAAAGCATGGTTACACGTAGGGAGCAATCTGAGCTTGTCCTTCTCGGTAAACTCACAAAGGCAAACAGAACAATCGAACGGCTCTTTCGCACCCACAATATCACGATACTGGAAAACAGGAAGAGCGTCGATAAATGCTTGATCTAGACCAGAATCATGAAGGTGGAAGAGCTGCTGCAGCTGTCTCTGAAGAACATCAGCAGTAGACATTTCTGGGTACCGATTAGACTGAGAAGAAGCTGAGGAAGACGGGTGCTTAGTAAGGAATCGAACGAGCAGGTGGAGCAAACCGGAGATGAAAAACAGCACAGCCAGAATCACTATTATAAAAAGCAAAGCAGGACTAATTCTTGAACCGGATGATGACGGTGGTGATGGATTCGAGTTCGATTCACTACGAAAAGTTCCAGCATACGGGGGTGAAGATTGAAGAGAAAAAGGAGGAGGGTAGCTCAAATAACCATCTTTAACCTGGATTTGATGCTGAACCCAAGACATCTTCAAATGAGTGTGCCCAGAAAACCATCTAAGATCTTTCCCCTCTGCCATTCGAGGTATCATATCGCTTTCTGATACAAGTGATATTGGGGAGGGTGAAATCAAACACCGGAGCTCGGGTGCAAGGGCGAATGCTATTAACCAACTACGCTACGAGCTCCTTCCATGTTCATACATATCATTACAACCAATGACCATGCTCTTCTCTCTACTCAGAGATCAATCAAACACAAACCCAATCATTTTTCATGGGATTAACGCCAAATTCAATCACTTTTTGCAGTTCTTCTTCCATCACCACCAGATTTCCATccccaactttttttttgtttttctgcagATAAATACCAATATTTTTATCTAACTTGTATTGTCGGTATGTATGCTTTCAATTTTCATAACAAATCGACTGATAACGCAACAGAATCTGACAAAAATAATGCGGAATAAAAAAATGGAGCATACCTAACTTGATTCTTCTGAGGAATCCACCATTTTCATGTAATTTTCAAAAGCTCTGCAGCAAAACGACGCTCTTTGCTGCCCTTCCAAGTTGCAGCAGAGAAGAAGAAACCCTAAAGACTCCGGCCTTTTGATTCCGGTGGTAAGTGTACAGCGGAAAGAAGAGGAAAGTGAAGTTgggtttctctttctctctccaaaagtgtcactttctctctctagagttCTTGATTGATGGAAGCAGAGAGCGCCAGAAGGGTGACAGTGGCGAGAGTTCCAAAAGTgccaaaaaggaaaactaacgttTAGCTCCCACGTGCTTAAGGGAGCGCGTGGGGATTGTAGGGTCAACCGTAAGCGACAAAGTGCTTAACCCCGCAACCATGGGCTTCGAGGTGGGCCTGGGCTTGAACTCAAAATGGCTTGTCTGTATTCCGGTGGATTAGGGTGTAGGATAACGAACCAGCCAACCAGGTTCTAGGGCACATCCAAGTGGCTGAGTtttgtaaaaaatcaaaatattttgGTAGCATTAGAGATGTGACAGTGACACCCTACTCCATTTTGAACCTAATTATGTGCGCCATTTCTGGTGATGGATTTAGAAGTAAGTAGGTCAGTTGGTGAagataattttgtatttttttaatagatgTTTTGTTATTAATATGTTATTGACACGTGATCGCTATTGTATGATGGTCccgtcattttttttctttgttatacaaatgatattttgttttaaactaatctaaattaaagagagagaaatttgAACTCGAGTATAACTAGGATTAAAATTAAAAGGACGtgagagaagtaatttggggtgtgtgaatataatctccctATTCTATTTTAAACCAATCTCAGTCTAGTGCTATTGTCATTTCAATGTTAAAAGAGTTTAGAAGTGCGATTCTTTTCTCCATGTTGATAAAGAAAACGTGAAGTGTAAGTTATGAGTGCAACTTTACATTCAGCTAATCTGTTACAATTTTTCAACATTTTAGGTTAATGATATTACGTGCATGATGGTTAATTGGGTGTGCCTTTAAAGCATAAAGTTGTGAATGCATACGTTATCTTAAGTTTAAAGGCAATTAGGTAATTAGGTGAGGGTTTTGGATTGCAATCATAATTTAGTTGGAAAATGATAAGAAAGATGACAAAATAATTTAGGGAGTCTTTTGCCTGCAGTTAGGTACATAATCCCAAGGCTAGTCTGGCCAGATGTCTCTCTCTCCCTAGTCAATCTCTTCATCTGTTAGTTGAACAAGTATAATTGCCATTTGATGATGTTTAATTTGCCACGCAAACTATCGGGTACACTGTAGAGAGAATAATAACAATGGCGTGTGCATAAGATCAATTTAGGCGGGTGTATAATCACATTGGTTAAAGAGGATATGCTTCCCTTTATGTGTCCAAGTTCAAATCTTTCTCTATTTATATACTAGCATTTGCTTACACACTTTGGTCTCGTTTGacagctcggactgtactgactatttcgtTCGGATAAGATAAATAGtcatcggatagtactgactaaattagtcgaaCGTTTGATGCAGTATTGGATTAATGactgtattatttatactgtgtttggtactacaagagaaaaaaaatcaacaattcTATTCAGTAAACCACAACAGAGCAATACTTCAACACCCAATCAACAATTCAACAACCCTAGTCCAAAATTATTCACACATATATGGAGCACAATTCCAGAAGTTCAGCTCCACCCCTAGGTCCCCCAGGTCCCGCACTCGATTACAGTTCTCCAAATGTTGCAGCGGAAATTGGATTGGACAAATAGATAGGAATAAAGaagtaaaattttaatatcATTCAACGAAATTGTTCATAATTTTCGTCATCCAGCCAAAATCAAATTTGGGGAAAGCGAAAAGGGGCTAGGTTTGGGTGGAGAAggtagagaagaagaagaaatttgcAGGTGGGGTTGGATGGCAAAATTGGGGAAAATGAAAAAGGGCTGGGTTTGGGTGAAGCAggtagagaagaagaagaaatttgcAGGTGGGGTTGGATGGCAAAATTGGGGAAAATGAAAAGGGTTGGGTTTGGGCGGAacagatggagaagaagaagaaatttgtAGTAACAAAATTGGGGAAAATGAAAAGGGGTTAGGTTTAGGCAGAACagatagagaagaagaagaaatttgcAGGTGGGGTTGGATAGAGAAATTGCGGAAAGCGAAGAGGGGTTGGTTTTGGCCGGAGCAGGGAggggatgaggaggaggagaagaagacaCAGGGCGCGATGCGAGACGGGAAGGAGAGAGCGGAGGAAACAAAACTACCCGACTAATAATACAGAGGATTTTGGGAGGATAATTTAGCAGACGTACACCGTATAAAACGTGTGGGGCCAGTTTAATTAATCAGGGTACTATTTAGTACAAATTTGCATCAAACACCTGCATTCatactatttatcctatccggtGTGTTAtacgagctgccaaacgaggcctttatgtgtatgaacacattttttttagaaaatgagaaggagagagggaggggcgggggagagagagagagaacgtaaGGGAAGTGAgaggattttgtttttggttttgttttttaattttaaatattagagatattttaacatctatataggtgaggcttcaataaaaaatagtaaaatttggacatgtgaaattaaattattgcccatcattttttgtgTGTGATAGAAAATTAAGTTGTCTTTTCACGATCTTTTGGTTGATAAAAagaatttcattaattaatagagatatattatttgtaaaaaaaataataataataggggATCCAATATAATATTGATAAGATGTTTATAATATGTCAATAATAAAATGCACCAATATGGTATTAATGCAAGTAACTAGTTTCATAGTCTTCAAGAAGAATTTCTACAAATTAATCATAGGCATTAAGCTTAGATTGTTCAACTTATAACACATGGGGAATGATTTTtgcactctcttctttcttcttgcatttttttttaccttaaaattaaataaatcaaaagaaaattaatgaagaaAAACAATAGAAAAAGTACTGAAACGACAAGAACCTGAAAATCACCACCTTTAGCCCTGGACTTCCGATGTTGAGTGGGCAATCAGTGGTTGTTGGGTCCTTTCAGAATACATAGACAATCAGTGGTTCGTACAGGATTGCcaattttgttttgcaattCATGATT is a genomic window of Malus domestica chromosome 09, GDT2T_hap1 containing:
- the LOC103442274 gene encoding RING-H2 finger protein ATL46-like, whose translation is MIPRMAEGKDLRWFSGHTHLKMSWVQHQIQVKDGYLSYPPPFSLQSSPPYAGTFRSESNSNPSPPSSSGSRISPALLFIIVILAVLFFISGLLHLLVRFLTKHPSSSASSQSNRYPEMSTADVLQRQLQQLFHLHDSGLDQAFIDALPVFQYRDIVGAKEPFDCSVCLCEFTEKDKLRLLPTCNHAFHINCIDTWLLSNSTCPLCRSTLFNPEYSVENPIFDFDDYREEEGYPGNGENRFASRQKTMDIEEIVVDKGILPVRLGKFRKVDAEVGETGGGEGSSSRLDARRCFSMGSYQYVLNDSELRVPLSNDQQGRNVKPTRGIENNGNLSIDSDMEGKKISSVTKGESYSVSKIWLWSKKGKFSSSTDTQMGMPSSLNTDLPWMNRTQPE